The proteins below are encoded in one region of Streptomyces cyanogenus:
- a CDS encoding CapA family protein, with protein MIGRRQQVALALTAVLAAGAACQNQHRETGAQGRSAPAAPGGFTLVASGDVLPHTSVIERAAYDAGGNGHDFRPMLAGVAPVVSGADLALCHMETVYGADGDYTGYPVFKSPPQIAAGLAATGYDGCSTASNHALDDGAAGIQRTLDAMDQAGLRHSGTARSEAEARTVTILRAGSAKVAHLSYTFSTNGNPMPPGQPWAVNLIDADRMIADARAARRGGADVVVLSVHWGTEWQDEPDRLQLGLAQRLTASATDGHPDIDLILGTHAHVPQAYEKVNGTWVVYGMGDQIAGEMYNGDGAQDPRGNESTLGRFTFAPPARPGGAWRVTKAEFVPQVYDLDAGRVLDLNHAIAQGAELEAVRNRIRDVVLSRGAAQDGLVMAE; from the coding sequence ATGATCGGACGCAGACAGCAGGTGGCCCTGGCCCTGACCGCCGTCCTCGCGGCCGGGGCGGCCTGCCAGAACCAGCACCGCGAGACCGGCGCCCAGGGACGCTCGGCTCCCGCCGCGCCCGGCGGCTTCACCCTCGTCGCCTCCGGGGACGTCCTGCCGCACACCTCCGTCATCGAACGGGCCGCCTACGACGCCGGCGGCAACGGCCACGACTTCCGCCCGATGCTGGCCGGCGTGGCACCGGTCGTCTCCGGCGCCGATCTGGCGCTGTGTCACATGGAGACCGTCTACGGCGCCGACGGCGACTACACCGGCTACCCCGTCTTCAAGTCCCCGCCGCAGATCGCCGCGGGTCTCGCCGCGACCGGCTACGACGGCTGCTCCACCGCCTCCAACCACGCCCTGGACGACGGCGCCGCCGGCATCCAGCGCACCCTCGACGCCATGGACCAGGCCGGTCTGCGGCACTCCGGGACCGCCCGCAGCGAGGCCGAGGCCCGCACGGTCACGATCCTGCGGGCGGGCTCGGCCAAGGTCGCCCACCTGTCGTACACCTTCAGCACCAACGGCAACCCGATGCCGCCCGGACAGCCCTGGGCGGTCAACCTGATCGACGCCGACCGGATGATCGCCGACGCCCGCGCGGCCCGGCGGGGCGGCGCCGACGTGGTCGTGCTCTCCGTGCACTGGGGCACCGAGTGGCAGGACGAGCCCGACCGGCTCCAGCTCGGCCTCGCCCAGCGGCTCACCGCCTCGGCCACCGACGGCCACCCGGACATCGACCTGATCCTCGGCACCCACGCCCACGTCCCGCAGGCGTACGAGAAGGTCAACGGCACCTGGGTGGTCTACGGGATGGGCGACCAGATCGCCGGCGAGATGTACAACGGCGACGGAGCCCAGGACCCGCGGGGCAACGAGTCCACCCTCGGCCGCTTCACCTTCGCCCCGCCCGCCCGGCCGGGCGGGGCCTGGCGGGTCACCAAGGCCGAGTTCGTCCCGCAGGTGTACGACCTCGACGCCGGCCGCGTCCTCGACCTCAACCACGCCATCGCCCAGGGCGCCGAACTGGAGGCCGTCCGCAACCGCATCAGGGACGTCGTGCTCAGCCGGGGGGCCGCTCAGGACGGCCTGGTCATGGCGGAGTGA
- a CDS encoding zf-HC2 domain-containing protein has protein sequence MRSLERHRDVGAYALGVLDEAEAFRFEDHLMECPQCAARVTEFGPATRQLMLYRRATPRFVHPMAQPGPRLLDRLLGELAHRHRARRRRLLYGLAASVVLAVAGPGIVAFAGHAEPAAPRVTAATDPHTGVWARVTSADQDWGSDLRLEVKDGSGPHTCRLVAVGRDGSEQVVAGWTNPGDGTRPTTTMGAAAMHPDQIARYEVRTAEGKLLVTVGER, from the coding sequence ATGAGGTCCCTGGAAAGGCATCGCGACGTCGGCGCGTACGCGCTCGGCGTGCTGGACGAGGCGGAGGCCTTCCGCTTCGAGGACCACCTCATGGAGTGCCCTCAGTGCGCGGCACGCGTGACCGAATTCGGGCCCGCGACCCGGCAGTTGATGCTGTACCGCCGGGCCACGCCGCGCTTCGTGCACCCCATGGCACAGCCCGGTCCCCGGTTGCTGGACCGGTTGCTCGGCGAGCTGGCGCACCGGCACCGGGCGCGGCGCCGCCGGCTGCTGTACGGCCTGGCCGCCTCGGTGGTGCTGGCCGTCGCCGGTCCGGGGATCGTGGCCTTCGCCGGCCACGCCGAGCCGGCCGCGCCCCGGGTCACCGCGGCGACCGATCCGCACACCGGAGTGTGGGCGCGGGTCACCTCCGCGGACCAGGACTGGGGCAGCGATCTGCGTCTGGAGGTCAAGGACGGCTCCGGGCCGCACACCTGCCGGCTGGTCGCGGTCGGCCGCGACGGCAGCGAACAGGTGGTCGCCGGCTGGACCAACCCCGGTGACGGGACCCGGCCCACCACCACCATGGGCGCCGCGGCGATGCACCCGGACCAGATCGCACGCTACGAGGTCCGCACGGCAGAGGGAAAGCTGCTGGTCACAGTAGGGGAACGGTAA
- a CDS encoding sigma-70 family RNA polymerase sigma factor — protein MTAGTSLTHGTTTAEDELAALQREHGGPLFALLLRLCDGDRQRAEDLVQETLVRAWQHPEALHADDFDSVRPWLLTVARRLAIDARRARQARPPEIGDEVPENARVTADHAERAAAMLDVREAVKTLTPEHRDVLVLVYFLGASVAEAAQTLGIPPGTVKSRAYYALRALRRVLPGYAADLR, from the coding sequence ATGACGGCCGGAACCTCACTCACCCACGGGACGACGACCGCCGAGGACGAGCTGGCCGCGCTCCAGCGCGAGCACGGCGGCCCCCTGTTCGCCCTGCTCCTCAGGCTCTGCGACGGAGACCGGCAGCGCGCCGAGGACCTCGTGCAGGAGACCCTGGTGCGCGCCTGGCAGCACCCCGAGGCACTGCACGCCGACGACTTCGACTCGGTACGGCCCTGGCTGCTCACCGTGGCCCGGCGGCTCGCCATCGACGCCCGGCGGGCCCGGCAGGCACGGCCACCCGAGATCGGCGACGAGGTCCCGGAGAACGCGCGGGTGACCGCCGACCACGCCGAGCGGGCCGCGGCGATGCTCGACGTCCGGGAGGCTGTGAAGACACTCACGCCCGAGCACCGTGACGTCCTGGTACTCGTGTACTTCCTCGGGGCCAGTGTGGCGGAAGCGGCGCAGACCCTGGGGATACCACCCGGTACCGTGAAATCCCGCGCGTACTACGCGCTGCGCGCCCTGCGCCGGGTCCTTCCGGGTTACGCGGCCGACCTGCGGTGA